The sequence below is a genomic window from Cedecea neteri.
GAATCTCATTTCTGCCCACGGTAAAACGATCGTCGTTTACGGCACCCGTTAATTAGCCCTTATAAAGGCGTGTCGCTTCGGTAACACGCCTTTTTTGTCTCTACAATTCAGGCTATGTGGAAGAGATTAATTTACCACCCGGAAGTTAACTACGCGCTTAGGCAAACGCTTGTGCTGTGTCTTCCCGTGGCTATCGGCCTGTTGCTTGGCAGCCTGCAAAACGGCCTGCTCTTCTCGTTAGTTCCCGCCTGCTGCAACATTGCCGGGCTGGACACGCCACACAAACGCTTTTTCAAACGTTTGATTATTGGCGGCAGCCTGTTCGCCCTCAGCAGCCTTATCCTGCAGCTTCTGCTGCTTTACACCCACATCCCTCTGCCTGCGATATTGATCGTCATGGCTCTGCTGCTCGGCGTGACGGCGGAAATCAGTTCACTTCACGCTCGCCTGCTGCCCGCATCGCTGATCGCCGCTATTTTTACGCTCAGCATGGCCGGAAATATGCCGATCTGGAAACCAATGGTGCTCTATATCTTCGGCACCATCTGGTACGGCGCCTTCAACTGGTTCTGGTTCCGGCTATGGCGTGAACAGCCGCTCAGGGAGTCGCTCAGCCTGCTTTACCGCCAGCTGGCAGATTACTGCGAAGCAAAATACAGCCTGCTAACCCAGCATACCGACCCGGAAAAAGCGCTGCCCCCATTGCTGGCCCGCCAGCAAAAAGCCGTCGACCTGATCACCACCTGCTACCAGCAGCTGCATATGCTGTCGGCCAACCAGCAAAACGGCTACAAGCGCCTGTTACGCGCTTTCCAGGTTGCGCTGGATCTGCAGGAACACATTTCGGTAAGCCTGCACCAGCCTGAAGAGGTGCAAAAACTGGTCGAGCAAAGCCATGCGGAAGCTGTGATCCGCTGGAATGCCCAAACCATCGCCGCGCGTCTGCGCGTGCTGGCAGACGATATTCTTTATCACCGCTATCCAACGCGCTTTACCATGGACAAGCAGATCGACGCGCTGGAAAAAATCGCCCGACAGAACCCGGATAATCCGGTAGGGCAATTTTGCCATTACCACTTCAGCCGCATTGCCCGGGTACTGAAAACTCAGCGGCCGCTGTACGTAAGAGATTTAATGGAAGACCGTGAGCGCCGTCTGCCGTTTTTCCCGGCCCTGAAAAGCTATCTCTCGTTCAAATCCTCTGCTTTGCGCAGCTCCGCGCGTTTAGGCGTGATGCTGACCATTGCCAGCCTGCTGGGCTCCTTCTTACACCTGCCAAAGCCTTACTGGATCCTGATGACGGTGATGTTCGTGACGCAAAACGGCTACGGTGCAACACGGGTGCGCATCGTTCACAGGGCGGCAGGCACCATGGCAGGGTTGTGTATCGCCGGTATCACCCTGCACTTCCACGTCCCGGACAGCTACACCCTGCTGGCGATGTTAATGATTACGCTGGTTAGCTACCTGTTCATCCGCAAAAGCTACGGCTGGGCCACCATTGGTTTTACCGTCACCGCGGTATATACCCTGCAGCTCATCACTCTCAGCGCCGAAAGTTACATCATTCCCCGGCTCATAGACACCCTACTCGGCTGCCTGATTGCCTTTGGCGGCATGATCTGGCTGTGGCCGCAGTGGCAAACCGGCCTGCTGCGTCAGAACGCCCACGACGCACTGGAGGCGGATCAGGATGCTATTAGGCTGATACTAAGCAACGATCCGGAGCCCACGCCGCTGGCCTGGCAACGTATGCGAGTCAATCAGGCGCACAACGCGCTTTTCAACTCGCTCAATCAGGCGATGCAGGAGCCAGGCTTTAACTCCCACTACCTGGCCGACATGAAATTGTGGGTAACCCACAGCCAGTTCATCGTCGAGCATATCAACGCCATGACCACCCTGGCGCGCGAACACAACATGCTGACGCCAGACCTGGCGCAGAAGTACCTGCAGTCTTGTGAAATTGGATTACAGCGCTGCCAGCAAAGGCTAGAGTATGACGGGCCTGGCGGGTCAAACGACGCGAATATTCTGGAACCGGACACGCTGCCCACGGGGCCGTTAAGCACCATGGAGCAGCATTTACAGCGGATTATTGGCCACCTGAACACCATGCATACCATCTCCTCGGTAGCCTGGCGCCAGCGGCCTCATCATGGGATCTGGCTGAGCCGCCGTCTGCGGCGCTCGAGTTAGTTTTAAGCCGCCACCACGTGGGCAACCGCTCTGGCGAAGCGCTGCATCCCTTCCAGGATATCCGCATCCTCGACAATAAGCGAAGGTGCGAAACGCATGACGTCCGGCCCGGCGTTCAACACCATCACACCTTCAGCTGCGGCAGCGTAAAGAAACTCGCGGGCGCGTCCTTTGTACTTCTCGTTAAGCTCTGCACCAATCAACAGCCCCATGCCGCGAATGTCGCTGAACAGATCGAACTGTGCGTTTATCTTTTGCAGTTGCTCAACGAAAAGCTGACGTTTGGCCGCTACGCCCTTAAGGACTTCCGGCGTGTTGATGATATCGAAAGCAGCCCCGGCCACCGCACACGCCAGCGGGTTACCGCCGTAGGTAGAGCCGTGACTGCCTACATGGAACGCGGAGGCAATTTCATTGGTGGTCAGCATTGCGCTCACCGGGAAACCACCACCGAGCGCTTTGGCGCTGGTCAAAATATCAGGCGTGACGCCGTAGTTGATATAAGCGAAAAGCTCGCCCGTGCGGCCCATGCCGGACTGCACTTCATCGAAGACCAGCAGCGCCTGGTGCTCATCACACAAATCGCGCAGCCCCTGCAGGAATTCCGGCGTCGCGGCGGTCACCCCGCCCTCGCCCTGAATCGGCTCCACCACCACCGCGCAGGTATGATCGTCCATTACCGCTTTCACCGCCGCGAGGTCGTTATACGGCACATGAATAATATCGGCAGGTTTCGGGCCGAAGCCGTCGGAGTATTTAGCCTGCCCACCCACGGAAACGGTGAACAGCGAACGTCCGTGAAACGCATTGTAGAAGGCGATGATTTTGCTTTTGTACGGGCTATGGCGAGTCGAAGCATAATAGCGGGCCAGCTTAAAGGCCGTTTCGTTGGCTTCCGTACCGGAGTTCATGAAGACGACGCGCTCGGCAAAAGTGGCATCAATCAGCTTACGGGCAAGCTTCAGGGCAGGCTCATTGGTAAAGACGTTGCTGGTGTGCCACAGGGTTTCGCCCTGGGTTTTCAGCGCTTCCACCAGCGCGGGGTGGCAATGCCCCAGCGCGGTGACGGCGATCCCCCCGGCAAAGTCCACGTACTCCTTCCCGGCGGTGTCCCACACGCGACTGCCTTTGCCTTTCACTGGAATAAATTCTGCTGGTGCATAAATCGGCAGAATCACTTCATCGAAAGTTGCCCGCGTAACCGCTGATTGTTCAGTTGCCATTTATTCCCCACCCGTTTTTATGCGTTAGATATTAATGAAAATATAATCACGAAATATGCATAAAAAACCAAACACAGGCAAGTGACAATTCATCTCTGGAGGAAATTCGCCAGCAGCGCATGCCCCTGCTCGCTGAGAATACTTTCCGGGTGGAACTGCACGCCCTCAAGATCCAACGAACGGTGACGGATGCCCATAATTTCTTGCTTATCCGTCCACGCCGTAACCTCGAAGCAGTCAGGCAGGGTATCGGGATCGATGAGCAACGAATGATAGCGCGTCACGGTCAGCGGATTATTCAACCCACGGAATACGCCGCCGCCGTTATGGCTGATGGCGGAGGTTTTGCCATGCATCACCTGTTCGGCCCGTACGATAGTCGCCCCAAAGGCCTGCGCAATGGCCTGATGTCCGAGGCAAACGCCAAGAATCGGTAACTGCCCGGCAAAGTGATTAATGACGGCAAGGGAAATACCCGCCTCGGTCGGGGTACAAGGACCCGGAGAGATCACCAGCTTGTCCGGGGTCAGGTGCTCAATATCGTCCAGCCCAATTTCATCGTTACGCTTAACCAACACCTCCTCACCCAGTTCGCAAAAATACTGGTAGAGGTTCCAGGTGAAGGAATCATAGTTGTCGATAAGCAGTAACATGGCAGCTCCAGGGCAAAAAAAGAACGCGCTATTCTAGTCGCTTTCCAACGCCTGGCTCACCACTTATTGACATTATCTGCTTCAGGAAAGGAACAGCGCGGGCGATTGAGGCCCGCGCAGAAATACTTAAGGCAGGACCTTCGCGGAAAGGATCACGATAGGTTTAGTCGGCACATTCTGGTACGGGCCAACGTCATGGCTTGGCGCCTGGGAAATTTTATCGGCCACGTCCAGGCCTTTAACGACTTTACCGAATACGGCATAGCCAAAGTCGCGCTGGCCATGATCCAGGAAGGCATTATCGGCTACGTTGATAAAGAACTGGCTGGTTGCGCTGTCTTTGTCTGCGGTACGCGCCATAGAAATGGTGCCGCGGGTGTTACGCAGGCCATTGTCCGCTTCGTTCTTAATTGGCGGGTTTGGCTGCTTCTGGTTCATATCTTCGGTGAAGCCACCGCCCTGAATCATAAAGCCCGGGATCACGCGGTGAAAAGTGGTGTTGTTATAAAAACCGCTGTTAACGTAATCCACGAAGTTTTTGACCGAAATCGGCGCTTTTTGGCTATTTAACTCAAGCTCAATATTGCCAGCCGAGGTGGTCAACAGGACGTGCGGATCGCCTTTTGCAGCCAGCGCCGCAGGTGAAAGCGCAGAGAGGGCGAATACAGCTGCAACAGCCGCCAGTGTCGATTTGAGCATGAACAATTCCTTACGAAGGCAGTGAGTGAAGCAAGTGGCTTGATTGTAAAGAGGCACCGCACCCGACGCCAGCCATTTACGGTTTTTTACTTACACCCAAATCAACGAGTTGCCGCGCCAACAGACTGAAATAGATTGAAATATGTGATGCACTTCATGATTCATTCAGTTTATTTCAGCAATAAATTCATAA
It includes:
- the pabA gene encoding aminodeoxychorismate synthase component 2 — encoded protein: MLLLIDNYDSFTWNLYQYFCELGEEVLVKRNDEIGLDDIEHLTPDKLVISPGPCTPTEAGISLAVINHFAGQLPILGVCLGHQAIAQAFGATIVRAEQVMHGKTSAISHNGGGVFRGLNNPLTVTRYHSLLIDPDTLPDCFEVTAWTDKQEIMGIRHRSLDLEGVQFHPESILSEQGHALLANFLQR
- a CDS encoding YccS/YhfK family putative transporter, whose protein sequence is MWKRLIYHPEVNYALRQTLVLCLPVAIGLLLGSLQNGLLFSLVPACCNIAGLDTPHKRFFKRLIIGGSLFALSSLILQLLLLYTHIPLPAILIVMALLLGVTAEISSLHARLLPASLIAAIFTLSMAGNMPIWKPMVLYIFGTIWYGAFNWFWFRLWREQPLRESLSLLYRQLADYCEAKYSLLTQHTDPEKALPPLLARQQKAVDLITTCYQQLHMLSANQQNGYKRLLRAFQVALDLQEHISVSLHQPEEVQKLVEQSHAEAVIRWNAQTIAARLRVLADDILYHRYPTRFTMDKQIDALEKIARQNPDNPVGQFCHYHFSRIARVLKTQRPLYVRDLMEDRERRLPFFPALKSYLSFKSSALRSSARLGVMLTIASLLGSFLHLPKPYWILMTVMFVTQNGYGATRVRIVHRAAGTMAGLCIAGITLHFHVPDSYTLLAMLMITLVSYLFIRKSYGWATIGFTVTAVYTLQLITLSAESYIIPRLIDTLLGCLIAFGGMIWLWPQWQTGLLRQNAHDALEADQDAIRLILSNDPEPTPLAWQRMRVNQAHNALFNSLNQAMQEPGFNSHYLADMKLWVTHSQFIVEHINAMTTLAREHNMLTPDLAQKYLQSCEIGLQRCQQRLEYDGPGGSNDANILEPDTLPTGPLSTMEQHLQRIIGHLNTMHTISSVAWRQRPHHGIWLSRRLRRSS
- the ppiA gene encoding peptidylprolyl isomerase A, with product MLKSTLAAVAAVFALSALSPAALAAKGDPHVLLTTSAGNIELELNSQKAPISVKNFVDYVNSGFYNNTTFHRVIPGFMIQGGGFTEDMNQKQPNPPIKNEADNGLRNTRGTISMARTADKDSATSQFFINVADNAFLDHGQRDFGYAVFGKVVKGLDVADKISQAPSHDVGPYQNVPTKPIVILSAKVLP
- the argD gene encoding bifunctional acetylornithine/succinyldiaminopimelate transaminase yields the protein MATEQSAVTRATFDEVILPIYAPAEFIPVKGKGSRVWDTAGKEYVDFAGGIAVTALGHCHPALVEALKTQGETLWHTSNVFTNEPALKLARKLIDATFAERVVFMNSGTEANETAFKLARYYASTRHSPYKSKIIAFYNAFHGRSLFTVSVGGQAKYSDGFGPKPADIIHVPYNDLAAVKAVMDDHTCAVVVEPIQGEGGVTAATPEFLQGLRDLCDEHQALLVFDEVQSGMGRTGELFAYINYGVTPDILTSAKALGGGFPVSAMLTTNEIASAFHVGSHGSTYGGNPLACAVAGAAFDIINTPEVLKGVAAKRQLFVEQLQKINAQFDLFSDIRGMGLLIGAELNEKYKGRAREFLYAAAAEGVMVLNAGPDVMRFAPSLIVEDADILEGMQRFARAVAHVVAA